Genomic window (Xenopus laevis strain J_2021 chromosome 3S, Xenopus_laevis_v10.1, whole genome shotgun sequence):
GAAACCATTCTCAGAAACTGCTGTCTCTTTCGACTGCTCCTCTACCTTTCAGCCATCCTCCTGGTTCTACTGCAGGTGGTGGTATTTAGCATGTGGCTTATGTGGGCATGTAACCCTCACTACAAACATTACCACACACTTATGGATAAACCACCCAGCATTTGGCTGATACGGAGACTGAAAGAGGAGATTCAGCAGGCACACGTAGCAGCACAGGAACCTAAATACAtaagaaataaattaattttgaggCAGATTATAGCCAAGATTATAACCCTGGAGTACTGAAAATACTATAAGGAACATTGCAGCCCCAGGACTACGGTAGAAGGACATATGGTGCATTTTTTGAAAGCAAAATATAATCCCGATCAAGGGCAGCCATGACTGGTCTATCTGGTTTGATTGGGGGTGGCTGACTGTCACTTCCCCTCCCCCCCTCGGGCCCATAGAATTCTGCACCTACTGGTTCGTTCTGCACTGACTTTGTGGAGTTTAAAGAGACATGAACATGGAAAGATGAATCCGTAAGGAAAAACTCACACTGTCTTCAGCATTTGTTCATATATTTCTGAGGAAGATAGTGGTAAAATGGTACTAAACGGGGGCAAACTGCTGGTGCCAATGCTAATCTGTGCCTACCTGTCTATATTTACCCACAAAGTGCAGACAAAGGGCACATCCCAACCCCTGCGCCCCCCCCCTGTATCCTCAACTTTAGAGGGTTTATATCCAATAAAACTCCCATACCTACCCCTGCACCCAAAGTTCCTCAGCTGTAGAATGGGGGTGTCCCGTAGAGACAGCAGCACAAATACAAACTctcgtatatatatatgtgtgtgagggTTTATGGGGTACTTGCATGATCCAATAAACAGCTTTAAAACTCCCATACCTACCCCTGCACCCCCAGGGATGTGGTTTCTCTATTAAGACACATACAatagtgcatacagtatatgtaagagCAGAGGTCCCAATAGCTCACCAGCCAATCACACACACATTTAACCATTGAATCCCCCGGAGGAGGCAGAGGGAACGCAGGAAAGCTGCATGGCAGTCCCGCAATGTCACAGGAGGAGGCGGGGCCAGGAAACAGGAGGGGAGTCTCCCAAGGGGCAGGTTGTCCGTTGGTGTCACATAGAAAGGTCTCCAGTTCATCTCTTATCCGCTGAGGAAAAAATTCTTGTAGTATTTGTTCATCTGCTCCAGGAAAATGAAGGTGAGAACGGTGTGAGGCCCGAGACGCGCGTAATACGGGGTGAAGCCCTTCCACAGGCTGAAGAAGCCCTCGTGTCGCACCACCTTAGCCAGTACGTCCTGCGCACGGAAACACAGGGTCACATTACTGAAATCACCTTCATTAACTTGCCTTAATGGCAGGGATAGGGTTAATAGTGATGTGCTTATTAACTCATACACAGCACAACAACaacatcccttataatacacgagtgatactcagagttccctgtataactcagcctgcagccttgtgcctttatatagtcacagaacaacccctcagtgacttctaatatccttatcatttacagtagggggtacattatcccttataatacatgagtgatactcagttccctgtataactcagcctgcagccttgtgtcttcatatggtcacagaacaacccctcagtgacttctaatatccttatcatttacagtagggggtacattatcccttataatacatgagtgatactcagagttccctgtataactcagcctgcagccttgtgcctttatatggtcacagaacaacccctcagtgacttctaatatccttatcatttacagtagggggtacattatcccttataatacatgagtgatactcaagagttccctgtataactcagcctgcagccttgtgtctttatatggtcacagaacaactcctcagtgacttctaatatccttatcatttacagtagggggtacattatcccttataatacatgagtgatactcagagttccctgtataactcagcctgcagccttgtgcctttatatggtcacagaacaactcctcagtgacttctaatatccttatcatttacagtagggggtacattatcccttataatacatgagtgatactcagagttccctgtataactcagcctgcagccttgtgcctttatatggtcacagaacaacccctcagtgacttctaatatccttatcatttacagtagggggtacattataccttataatacatgagtgatactcagagttccctgtataactcagcctccagccttgtgtctttatatggtcacagaacaactcctcagtgacttctaatatccttatcatttacagtagggggtacattatcccttataatacatgagtgatactcagagttccctgtataactcagcctgcagccttgtgcctttatatggtcacagaacaacccctcagtgacttctaatatccttatcatttacagtagggggtacatatcccttataatacatgagtgatactcagagttccctgtataactcagcctgtagccttgtgcctttatatggtcacagaacaacccctcagtgacttctaatatccttatcatttacagtagggggtacattatcccttataatacatgagtgatactcagaattccctgtataactcagcctgcagccttgtgcctttatatggtcacagaacaacccctcagtgacttctaatattcttatcatttacatagggggtacattatccttataatacatgaagtTCAGGTGCACAGGAGGTAATGACTCACCAGTCCGTTCTTATACTCGGGTTTCCCATCGATCATGCGCATGTTCTGTATCCTGCAGGGAAATGAGTCAAACAAACACTATTAGCCGGGCACACAAAGGTAAATGAGGTGTGCAGAGTGAAAGAGATAAAGCAAACAGGCAATTAATTATTGGTCAGATATGGGCTGAGGAGTCAGGAGACAGAGGTGATGGTGCTGCCATGTTGGAAAAGAGGGAGACGAAAAAGGCATGCTGGGTAACATGGGTTAGGAATAGGCCAGTAATATAATATTATGGGTGGGGGAGGGGTTGGCAGGGAGGAAGCACTTACCTGGTTTTTGCAATGTCCACTGGCATGGAGGCGGCAGTTGTGACCAGCCCACTGATCATACTGGCACAGAAGTGGCACAGAATGTCATCCCTAAAGTAGCCTATAGGAGCACAAGGCAAGGAGTCAGGTGTTGCACACTATACTAACACTGAGTATCACACACTGTGCAACTGTCAGTCCTACATACCCTGCACCCGTATCTGCTTCTCACATTCCATGTGTAAAATATACATGTGCCAGGGAAGGGTCACAGAATGCCAGGGCTATGGATGCCACGCCCCTTCCCACCTATGTATGGAAACTCTGAGCAGCACGGGGCACAGTCATGTGACAAGTACCTACCTGAGTCCAGCAGGAACTGTTTGGATTGTGAGTAGGAGGCCAGCTGAGCAGCATTGACAACAACAGCGCGAGCCATGGTGGGTATACATCCctgtgacacacacacaaatgtcaTGTTACACGTGCAACTGCCACCCAATAGTGACACACATAGAATGTCATGTTACAAGGGCAACTGCCACCCAATAGTAACACACACACGTCATGTTACAAGGGCAACTGCCACCCAATAGTAAGACCCTTTGGCTATACAAATGCCAGCTTCTCATTGGCTGCCCTGATTGGCATGAGGGAAGCACAAAGCCTGTGCCAATATAGGTGAGGTGTGGGTGCCACATGGGTGATGAGAGGGGAGTCTGTCTCATTATTACTGGGAGCAGTTTTGTCACCCTCTGTGGTCCCTGGTCAGTGAGGTGCTGGGCCCCATTCCCTTGTCTTTATTGTGAGTTTCTGACCCACTTACCCTCCAGAGCGTCGTTATTCCCTCCTCCCTCGTCATCCTCACTAGTGCATTAAACACATTGGTGTAACCCCTCCTCTGATCAACGGGCATCCTGCAACAGAAAAACAATGTCACTTCCTCCTCTGCAGAACCCTCCCTTCTACTTCCTGTCTTCAGCCATATACTCCTCCCCTGAGGAACCTCCAACCCACCTTCTACCTTACCCCCCAGCCTTATACTGTAGCAAAGAGAAGTCACaatgaactgctttctggttgtAGCTTCAGTTGCGGATACCCACGCTGCCACTAGTGACCCCGTTTCAGTGTCACAGTTTCCCCTGGGTGGCACATAATGGGCACATTGTATCCAGATCACTGACAGGTAAGGGCACAATGTGGCGTCTGGAACATTCTGGTTCTGTTATTGTGAGTCATATTGACACAACACTGCCTGTGCCACCCATCTAGCCACGCCCCCCACTGCCCCATTCTGCCAATTCATTTAGTCTCACGTCTATTCTATTGCTGAACTGGACTCTAACACGTGCTCCTACCCCAACTCTCTCACTTACCGGCCGTCGGCTGTCATTCTGATCAGTGCAACCTCCGCCGGGGTCCCCACAAAAGCGCCAGTGGCCCCAGCAGTCATTCCAATAGCCGCTTTCATGAAGAAGTTGGGGGGGGTCCCATCAGCCTTTGTGAACTTCTCAAACAGTATTGTGTATATGCCCAGGCGCGTGGTGGTGTAGGTGGCCTGGCGCAGCAGCCCGGCCGATAAACTGCCCCCAAGAAAAAACAATGAGAGGACAGTGACCACTTATCCATTCATGCCAACTGGCTGATACAAGTGTGTGTGTCTCCTCATACTTAATATACAGGGTCCTCTCTTTTCCTGTACTTCTTACCACTCCATTACCCACTGGATTTTCTCTAAAAGGCCATTTATTTGGTTATATGGCACATGACTAGGGGGCACCAAGTACATAGTTCTTCTCCCTGGCTGCCCCTAGTTCCTAACTCGTGAAGAGCTTGACCACTCAGTACTCCTGCCTCCATGCCCGTCTGGGTGTTATCACAGGAGTGACACGTGGGTGTAGGGCACAGTGATGAGGGCGCGATGCATTGGGCGCACTAGTGACTTGGTCGGACTCTGCTCCCAACTATAGGGAATGTCAGAACTCAGTTCAGTTATTGTTGGCAAAGCTTATCAATAGCAGACTTGAGATGCGGAAGCAATGCCTATCTGTCAGCTCTAAGCACCACCCCCAATAGAAAGTGCCATCTGGAGATCAGGGGAGAGGTGTAAGGTCCCTGGCTTATTGAAGGTATCTCAGTTAGGGATCTTGTGCTGTGATTAGAGCGTTACCTCCTATGAACTCACGCTCTGCCTCCGCCAATGAGCTGCAATtttccctagggttgccacctggataGTGTTTAACTGACCagtaaaaattaatgtaaatatacaGTGACAACCCTAATTACCTCCCCCAATAAGTGTCGGCCATGACGGTTGCCCCTCACCCGGTGTAGATGCCTCGGAGGCCCTCGTTGCGCAGAATGCTGCCGACTGCGTGGAAACTGGTCTTGTATTCCTTGGTCTTGGCTCCTGCCCCGCTCAGCTGCATGCGGTTCTTCACCAGGTCCAGCGGCTGCACAAACACCGTGGCCCCCATCCTAGGGACACAAACAGGGCCCagatatacactatatatatatatatatatatacacacactatttatatacacacactacaTTTAGCAGCCCTCCTCTTTGCTTTATGGCATCATCACAAACAAAAGTGTCACATTTTTGGGTGTAAGAGACAGACAGGAATTAAGTCCCATATATAACAGCCCAGTGACAACTAAAACCCCACAGAAGCCTGAGCAATGGCCAAACACTGGGCACAACAGCCTGGATGTCACACATTCCTATAGGGACACATATAACTATGGAAGTGAGAGAAATGTACCACAGAACAGTCCTGCTCCCACATATATATCAGCTCGGGGCATACCATATAGAAGCAACACAGGGGGAGCCACAGAGAAAAACTAGCGGCCTCTGCTCCCATTAAATCCCATCCCCGTGCCCAAGGGCATTACCCTGCCAGTCCCCCGAACAGAAACTTCACAGCCTTGGGCGACGTCCTTTGCCTCCCTGCTTCTGCCATCTTGTTA
Coding sequences:
- the slc25a11.S gene encoding uncharacterized protein LOC432270, which codes for MAEAGRQRTSPKAVKFLFGGLAGMGATVFVQPLDLVKNRMQLSGAGAKTKEYKTSFHAVGSILRNEGLRGIYTGLSAGLLRQATYTTTRLGIYTILFEKFTKADGTPPNFFMKAAIGMTAGATGAFVGTPAEVALIRMTADGRMPVDQRRGYTNVFNALVRMTREEGITTLWRGCIPTMARAVVVNAAQLASYSQSKQFLLDSGYFRDDILCHFCASMISGLVTTAASMPVDIAKTRIQNMRMIDGKPEYKNGLDVLAKVVRHEGFFSLWKGFTPYYARLGPHTVLTFIFLEQMNKYYKNFFLSG